A window of Vanessa cardui chromosome 16, ilVanCard2.1, whole genome shotgun sequence genomic DNA:
TATGTGCAAAGTGCAGTAAGCTACAGGACAGCATTCAATCGTGTTttcttcaataattttatagataatatgaatatgtaatCCAATTctatagctttttttttttaaattgagtactaaaaataaaaactacttttCACTTGCAACCTTTTACACTAACAGTGACGATAAgtcaaattattcaataatattgttatccTCATATGTTAAATTACATCATTTGTAATGGTAGAAGTTTAAACTATTTTGTATGTACTACTTTTTATTACGCTACTACCATACATGCGCGTCATTCACCTTGACGTACAAAGCTTATACGCTATTCCTATAATGCTGAAACCGCACATTACAAGTCCAAGTACTCTTACATACATGAAAGGatgatattgaattaattgCACCTTATAAATAATTCAGACATACatctatcatttatttaaacatttgtggtcgtttgtaattttattatgcaagtataaatgttaaataatattgaatgtacatacataatcaCACTATAGTAAacgaaaacaaattattttagtcCGTCATTAGTACTGtttcaaaatacaatttaacCAAATCTTCAAAAAGTCTTAATACTAGACCAAAGacaatacataaaatgtttGCAAACATTTTTCCTCACACCGAacaaacacacgcacacatatacAGTATACAAAAAAACACACATTAAACAACTATTGTGATAACTTATCTGTACCTATATTAGGATTAGGACATTatgtaaactaaaattatatttattccgaTACGcgttacacatacatatgataAACAAGTAAAGTTGTAAGTGTACCGAAGCTGGGAAAGCTCTCTCACAAGaagattttgaaattagaataacACGAATCTTTAGTGTGCGTTGGaaacacacgtggcagaattctTACCCCACATGCAAGCCACCTGACGATATAATCCTTCACCATCAAGCATAAATAAAGATTGactaatatattaaacacatgaattcTCAGTgttgtctaattttaaaaactaaaaaaaaattaataaaaactttttagagaaaaaaatcaaattaaaaatttcactcATCTTATGAACTAAATTTTGTTGGCATTTTTCATCACGCTGTGTTACAAGTTTAAATAATCAAgcacaatatatacatatgtaaaattaataatatgcgTCACAAGAGAAGCGTAgcatctaattatattattatacaaatatgactGGCAGACAACATATTCTATAAAAcaactacatatatacaaataaattaaaccgactctatgataataattttaatctatattaatattataaatgtaaaagtaactctgtctgtctgtccgtcgacaaaccgctgaaccgaatatgataaaatttggtatgaagcaatcttaagctccaagaaaggacataggctacatttttttctgacacatgacaaccaacaacctaaaacgTGAGGGAATctgcaggcgactactagtaataaataaatgttaatattttgaaactaGACGTACTCAATTCAAGttaaaatttaactattttaagtaCAATCAGCCTCACAGAGAAGACATACGTATCCAATATTAAAAACGCTGTGCTTTCTAACCCCTAAcagataaatatgtaaaaaatattttaaaattaatatttgacgacctccgtggtcgagtggtgtgtacaccggtttccatgggtacgccactccgagatcccgggttagattatcattagttttctatgttgtcttgggtctgggtgtttgtggtaccgtcgtcacttctgattctccataacacaagtgctttagctacttacattaggatcagagtaatgttgtctcatatttattatcattattaaaatatgcccAATAATACAAGTTGttagtataaaatacaattaaagcgtatatgtactgtgtcttaagttaattttattgatacgaAATAGTTTGTGTTCTCAAtctttaacaaaatatgtaaactGAAACCCATTAACAAGGACGTATATTTTTGATGCTGACTGTACTAAAAACTTTgcaataaaataagattttttagttACTATcgattatattacaattataattaaaatcatttaaatgacTCTCTcgatttacattaattttgtacCAACTTATAGCTATATTTTTCTTAGACTGACATGCCTGATGCCATGCATACattactttcaaataaataatttattttatgacctaactttttaatttattttttataaattctgtaATGTTCTACTGAAAATatcaaacattataaaaaaaaatagaattcgcATATTATGCTGTgagaccaaaaaaaaaaaattttaattattactgcgacgtcagcaaaataataataataaataaatttaccatcACATCCAGTTTAGATTAttacttttcaaaatataaaatatttttgaatttggtaTGAGATCGGAAATCCTCAAACCACACCGATACTATAACTTATTTGCCGGGCCGCGTCTTTCATACCACACATACTGCGTAAGCGTCAGTGATTATCAGTGATTCTAAGAGATTTTCAAGTCTCAAAACATGCCGTCGTGTATACCGATCGGCACAAGTACCGCCAGGAAGATCGCGAAATTCCGCAGCACCAGCCGCCAGTCGTCGGGCACCGCGTAGGGCAGGACGACGGCCGTCAGCTTTCGGATCTCGTGCGCCGCGAACACGAACACGTATGACGTCAGCATTAGGTTGAGCACGGGCGCGCCCGGCACGAGCACGAGCACGCCGTGCGTGTCGGCCGCCAGCCAGATGTGGGACTGCGACGCGAACAGTTCCAGCGTCACCGAGCCAAACCAGCGGAATAGACCCGAGCTGCGCGCGCGCAGCGACGCAGACGCGTTACGCAGCGCCACGTAGCCAACCACGGGTAGGAACGACACGTAGCTGTGGATCTCGTCGCACGCCGAGCTGTCCGCGCACAGCAGCGTCAGCGCGCCGTACGCGGCcagcgcgcccgccgcgcccagCGCGCGCAGAGCCGAGCCCGCCACGCCCGCCACGCCCAGCGCCGCGCCGTGCCGCTGCGCCGCCAGGTACGCCGCCGCGAACATTATTCCATACGTCATCGAGTACCTGCGCACAGTCGCCCCTGAGAAACTCCCCGAGCGAGCGTCACATATCGACATcacatcttctaccgaatttttcacggggaacgttccgaggaattgttcggattaatcccggctgctgaatttcacattcggacatctcgccaaaattctaagtttcacccgcaccaccttgatgtccgaaaagccacaacagcgcgatttctcagacattttctgcctcgcacaaccactctgtggaaccagctttcgccggcggtttttccgaaccgatacaacatgggaaccttcaagaaacgaccgtacacctttcttaaaggccggcaacgtacctgcaagccccctggtgttgcagatgtccatgggcggtggtagtcactttccatcaggtgagcctcctgcgcgtttgccacctatgccataaaaaaaaaaaagtcgagTCGTGCAGCTTACCGATCCTGTTTCCAGTCGAGCCACCATTGGTGAATGTCGTCGTCGGCGTTGACGAAGAGCGCCTTCCAGGGCCTCGTCACGAATATCTTCTGGAAGAACACCTCGCTCATGTACAGGACCGTCACTATGGTGAGAAGACCGATCACTTTGATGGCTATGTAGAGGTACTGGTACGGCTTGGTTTCCATCGTGTGACTCGAAGATGGGGTTATGTGAGGTGGGAGGGCGAAGATTACGAACATCTGAAACAGAGTTATGAATCTGTGCTGAGTATCAAAGTGCGCTTACCACACCCTATAATAAGTTCGACAATTAACTTTATCTTTTCAAgcattttatatggcataacTATTGTTACTTCTGTTGGATGTtctgagtaaataaataaatgtaataacagtTAGAAAAACCATCCTGAAAAAATCCTACATATATTGGAGAAAatatctttacatattttttcaccAGCCCTTACTAAAACAACTTGGGATTTTTTGCCTTTTTCTCCTAAGGCAGTATCATCAGTAGTAAGGCTTAACTTCAGCAAAGTCAAAACTTTAGCCTAgtagttaattaatttcttaaattactTACCAATGTATACCAAAAGGACACCAAGGGTATGAAGCTATAGAACTGGTAAGGCCTATTCATCGTTAGGCACAGTACAACTGTTAGGAAGTTCAATCTGAATATCACTCTGAAGTACCGAACGAGGCCAGTGTCTCCCGTCTTCCAAGTGTAGTAAAAGTGACCATAGCCTGTGAGGAAGAGGTAGGAGGATACCAGTGCCCTCACTAGCATGTAAATAGGGAGGACTTTACTGGCGCCCGTGACTTGGTACACCAGGATCACTAACTGCATCCAACCCTTccattcattggtttggtcccGATTTAATACTCTCGAATGActgtaaacaaaacaattattaatatcaataaaatgaacACGTTTTGAATGGTTCTAATATAATGGAGCCTGATTTAGTCATACACCCATAGCCTACTAGTTGTGACACGTGGCTTCCCTGGGGTGTTAGGCATATTCACCATCCAATGGTGGTGGCAATGgtactaaaaatatgttaactatttctttcatcgtcaatgccaCACCAACCTTGAGAAATAAGAtgttctctgtctgtctgtctctatcTCTTTTAccaaaagtcaaagtcaaaaatctttattcaaaatagaagtgtttacactttattattgatagacaaaaattctaccaccagttcggaatttAGCACCTCAGACCtcagaagaaccggcgaaagaaactcagcgggataatttttacaaatatatttttattatttgaaataatctgGAGCCAACCAAATGTTAAACTGGCTAAAGTTACCCTTCGcccacaacaataccaagtattgctgcttggcgatAGAggatctgatgagtggatggtacctaaccagacggcaGCATAaagctaccaccaagtaaataaaagttacgTGTTGGCTTTCCCAAACGTGAGTTAATTTTCTATACTAAAGTAGAATATATAGATACTCACCTACTAGACCTCGATTCGTCCGTAAAAAACAATCCAAGTGCGAACACGTAACCGACTGGCAACCAAAAACTCCACTCCGAATAATACTTATTCTCCTTCATAAAGAAATTCGTTCTATCGCACAGGTAGAAGTACGCCATAATCATGCCAAGCTTGGCGAGGGCCGCCATCGCCGAGGGTGTTTCCACAGCGGTCTGATTGACCAACGAGTAACCATCTATCCTCTGTTTGATGTTCTGCGACCAGCGCCATATGTACTGTATGCTGGTTAGCACTGCGCtagaaaaataacatattcGTCAAgagatgatattttaaataataattaataataacagtctctaaatttcccactgctgggcaaatgcctcctctccctttgaagagatggcctggaacatattccaccacactgctacAATTAGTGGATTtatatgtggcaaaatttcgttgaaataagacacatgcaggtttccccccAATTTGTTCGCCACCGCCGAGGTtgagatgaattctaaacacaaattgagcacatgaaaactcttgcctgggtttgaacccgcattcatcagTTAAGATCGATGTGATGAATATGCATTTGGACATATTCTCATTTGCTTTAGGCCCCCGGAGTGAGCTAAGGCGACCTTCCCTGTGTAAATACATCCTATAATCGAGAGAATAACTCACCAGAGCAGGAACAGAGCAAACGTCAAGAGCTGTAACTGTGTGCAGGGCTCCGGCTGGGCGCAACACGTGCCGTCGTTGAAGTTCATGTGGTCGTTACAGAACATGTTCAACAGGATCTGAGCCGAGTGCCTCAGCGCGGTGGGGCTTATGGAGAGGCCGTCTGATGATGAAGCCGCTGCAGCTGCTAAACGAGGAGAGTTCCAGAGTTTTGTGGCACTGTGCTGTAAGATCTGGAATAGCATTTCAGCATATATGACCAATGGGACGCTGGATAACAAATATGCCGTGGTATATCCATAATGCCATAATCTAACTAAACTCAATTATAAGCTATTTAAAGTCTcccggctttgctcgcgttttaggatatTGGTTGTcagtgtcaggcaaaaagtagcctatgtcctttggagttcaagtttgcttcataccaaatatataCGGATATTCTACGCTTATACTTccattaactatatatatttattaattatctataataatgctaaatttaaatgttcacggttaaattattaaaccaaatgtgatgtaatttaaaataaatcaagctCGAATTCCATGCAAAtgctacatttaaataaatagtagacaacatcacatacattactgtgatctcACTGTAAGTACCTAAGGCACtagtgttatagaaaatcagaagtaacgacggtaccacaaacccaaccctagacaacatagaaatctaattaACTTTAGTTatgcacactactcgaccacggaattcgtcgttttatttttataccaaacacctgacaacaacaacaaacaaca
This region includes:
- the LOC124536113 gene encoding N-acetylneuraminate 9-O-acetyltransferase isoform X2; protein product: MGSYPKKSSAEWFIDQINVENAKLLAFVLVLGFIGYHGILHLRYGPDSCNWLLSSGRYKGDHEWQPYGCMLHKYSKTDARRCLRYLAFWGKYNSFAFIGDSRLEQLYEYFIGVLKTRVDIDSSYSTKDHHMPNYTYVDNKLRLSVTFIWSDDVSRTMVEQFRTWQYSDSPPSVIVASTGLQMIKNRNTTEQALQEYKRNLTQLVQPIDALAARKTQVLWKLSESVDTTKMKNDVKITNSDIDAYNRAAVEILQHSATKLWNSPRLAAAAASSSDGLSISPTALRHSAQILLNMFCNDHMNFNDGTCCAQPEPCTQLQLLTFALFLLCAVLTSIQYIWRWSQNIKQRIDGYSLVNQTAVETPSAMAALAKLGMIMAYFYLCDRTNFFMKENKYYSEWSFWLPVGYVFALGLFFTDESRSSSHSRVLNRDQTNEWKGWMQLVILVYQVTGASKVLPIYMLVRALVSSYLFLTGYGHFYYTWKTGDTGLVRYFRVIFRLNFLTVVLCLTMNRPYQFYSFIPLVSFWYTLMFVIFALPPHITPSSSHTMETKPYQYLYIAIKVIGLLTIVTVLYMSEVFFQKIFVTRPWKALFVNADDDIHQWWLDWKQDRYSMTYGIMFAAAYLAAQRHGAALGVAGVAGSALRALGAAGALAAYGALTLLCADSSACDEIHSYVSFLPVVGYVALRNASASLRARSSGLFRWFGSVTLELFASQSHIWLAADTHGVLVLVPGAPVLNLMLTSYVFVFAAHEIRKLTAVVLPYAVPDDWRLVLRNFAIFLAVLVPIGIHDGMF
- the LOC124536113 gene encoding N-acetylneuraminate 9-O-acetyltransferase isoform X1 — encoded protein: MGSYPKKSSAEWFIDQINVENAKLLAFVLVLGFIGYHGILHLRYGPDSCNWLLSSGRYKGDHEWQPYGCMLHKYSKTDARRCLRYLAFWGKYNSFAFIGDSRLEQLYEYFIGVLKTRVDIDSSYSTKDHHMPNYTYVDNKLRLSVTFIWSDDVSRTMVEQFRTWQYSDSPPSVIVASTGLQMIKNRNTTEQALQEYKRNLTQLVQPIDALAARKTQVLWKLSESVDTTKMKNDVKITNSDIDAYNRAAVEILQHSATKLWNSPRLAAAAASSSDGLSISPTALRHSAQILLNMFCNDHMNFNDGTCCAQPEPCTQLQLLTFALFLLCAVLTSIQYIWRWSQNIKQRIDGYSLVNQTAVETPSAMAALAKLGMIMAYFYLCDRTNFFMKENKYYSEWSFWLPVGYVFALGLFFTDESRSSSHSRVLNRDQTNEWKGWMQLVILVYQVTGASKVLPIYMLVRALVSSYLFLTGYGHFYYTWKTGDTGLVRYFRVIFRLNFLTVVLCLTMNRPYQFYSFIPLVSFWYTLMFVIFALPPHITPSSSHTMETKPYQYLYIAIKVIGLLTIVTVLYMSEVFFQKIFVTRPWKALFVNADDDIHQWWLDWKQDRFSGATVRRYSMTYGIMFAAAYLAAQRHGAALGVAGVAGSALRALGAAGALAAYGALTLLCADSSACDEIHSYVSFLPVVGYVALRNASASLRARSSGLFRWFGSVTLELFASQSHIWLAADTHGVLVLVPGAPVLNLMLTSYVFVFAAHEIRKLTAVVLPYAVPDDWRLVLRNFAIFLAVLVPIGIHDGMF